A region of Plantactinospora sp. BC1 DNA encodes the following proteins:
- a CDS encoding methyltransferase domain-containing protein yields MVAQLHRAPSGERLRAIDEFLGMAYADLVKHDDRLRGTAVEVRFDRGVAHLTGDAADRDELALIRRLVGRLDGVLAVWSRVRVAGRDPVVMDLGCGAAKQYPGNLGLDLRVAPGVDAQADLSGPLPLAGDSVDVIFTVHILEHLIDFLTLVDECHRVLRPGGVLHVMSPWWGHVNAVADPTHVRLLDVQTIKHICQRHPGAPRWYPLHAGCDGASIFADLTPLGPDDPGPDPGHLARFFD; encoded by the coding sequence ATGGTCGCGCAACTGCACAGGGCGCCCTCCGGGGAACGGTTGCGGGCGATCGACGAGTTCCTCGGCATGGCCTACGCCGACCTCGTCAAGCACGACGACCGGCTGCGCGGCACGGCGGTGGAGGTACGGTTCGACCGGGGCGTCGCACACCTGACCGGCGATGCGGCCGACCGGGACGAGCTGGCGCTGATCCGGCGACTCGTCGGCCGGCTCGACGGCGTACTCGCCGTCTGGTCCCGGGTACGGGTGGCCGGCCGGGACCCGGTGGTGATGGATCTCGGCTGCGGCGCCGCGAAGCAGTACCCCGGCAACCTCGGTCTCGACCTGCGGGTGGCCCCGGGGGTGGACGCCCAGGCCGATCTCTCCGGCCCGTTGCCGCTGGCCGGCGACTCGGTCGACGTGATCTTCACGGTGCACATCCTGGAGCACCTGATCGACTTCCTGACCCTGGTCGACGAGTGCCATCGGGTACTCCGGCCCGGTGGCGTACTGCACGTGATGAGCCCCTGGTGGGGCCATGTCAACGCGGTCGCCGACCCGACCCACGTACGCCTGCTGGACGTGCAGACGATCAAGCACATCTGCCAGCGCCATCCCGGTGCGCCCCGGTGGTATCCGCTGCACGCCGGCTGCGACGGCGCGTCGATCTTCGCCGACCTGACTCCGCTGGGCCCGGACGACCCCGGCCCGGACCCCGGCCACCTGGCCCGGTTCTTCGACTGA
- a CDS encoding NADP-dependent oxidoreductase, with protein MSESFGAMPEVREMPEPTPGDGEVKIEVQASSLNGFDAKLAGGFLAGEIEHQFPVVLGRDFSGIVTEVGPGVSGFMPGEKVFGVVAKPGLGDGSFGEYVVVPEEIGLAPLPAGVDYRAAGVLGLAGVAALASVDAVTPGHGETVLISGATGGVGHYAVQLAAARGATVIATAEAGPAADLLHELGAAHTVDHRADLAAQVRQLAPNGVDSAVHLAGDPELIADLVTPEGKFSSTLGVSAEQLGDRPLNVTAIEAIPDRIVLDHLATEAAADRLRPSIARTYLLDEVPQAFADFNNSGTVGKLAVAIGSAG; from the coding sequence ATGTCTGAGTCCTTTGGGGCCATGCCGGAGGTCCGGGAGATGCCGGAGCCGACGCCCGGGGACGGCGAGGTGAAAATCGAGGTACAGGCCTCGTCCCTGAACGGCTTCGACGCCAAGCTCGCCGGAGGCTTCCTGGCGGGCGAGATCGAGCACCAGTTTCCGGTGGTGCTCGGCCGGGACTTCTCCGGCATCGTGACCGAGGTCGGTCCGGGCGTCAGCGGGTTCATGCCCGGCGAGAAGGTCTTCGGGGTGGTGGCCAAGCCCGGGCTCGGCGACGGCTCGTTCGGCGAGTACGTGGTCGTACCGGAGGAGATCGGCCTCGCGCCGCTGCCCGCCGGGGTCGACTACCGGGCCGCCGGGGTGCTCGGCCTGGCCGGGGTCGCCGCGCTGGCCAGCGTGGACGCGGTCACGCCGGGGCACGGCGAGACGGTGCTGATCTCCGGGGCCACCGGCGGGGTGGGCCACTACGCCGTCCAGCTCGCCGCCGCCCGGGGAGCCACGGTGATCGCCACCGCCGAGGCCGGCCCCGCCGCCGACCTGCTGCACGAACTCGGCGCCGCGCACACCGTGGACCACCGGGCCGACCTGGCCGCGCAGGTCCGCCAGCTCGCCCCGAACGGCGTGGACAGCGCCGTGCACCTGGCCGGTGACCCGGAGCTGATCGCCGACCTGGTCACCCCGGAGGGCAAGTTCTCCTCCACCCTGGGGGTGAGTGCCGAGCAGCTCGGCGACCGGCCGCTGAACGTCACCGCGATCGAGGCGATCCCGGACCGGATCGTGCTCGACCACCTCGCCACCGAGGCCGCCGCCGACCGGCTGCGCCCCTCCATCGCCCGCACCTATCTGCTGGACGAGGTTCCGCAGGCGTTCGCCGACTTCAACAACAGCGGTACCGTCGGCAAGCTCGCCGTGGCGATCGGCTCGGCCGGATAG
- a CDS encoding Crp/Fnr family transcriptional regulator — MEATDLRRLADVPVFAGLGPARLRRLLDRSAPRTVRPGVVLAVRGQPAEHVIVVEAGTLTGVHETADGKRLRLGDFVGPCAVDKSAVLDGGGYTATWLAATVLRYRLVPAGELLRLIDDVPAVRRHVLGHLAGRLRDRQAELVRTSYADAGTRVAAWLVAAAGRSGRRVPLPGAQQGLAESVGMTRVTVNRALRTLADAGLVRVEPGAVVVLAPELLAARATAAS; from the coding sequence ATGGAAGCGACGGACCTGCGACGACTCGCCGACGTACCCGTCTTCGCCGGGCTCGGGCCGGCGCGGCTACGCCGGCTGCTCGACCGTTCCGCGCCGCGAACCGTCCGGCCCGGCGTGGTGCTGGCGGTACGCGGACAGCCCGCCGAGCACGTGATCGTGGTGGAGGCGGGCACCCTGACCGGGGTGCACGAGACGGCCGACGGGAAGCGGCTGCGGCTCGGCGACTTCGTCGGCCCGTGCGCGGTCGACAAGAGCGCGGTGCTGGACGGCGGCGGGTACACGGCGACCTGGCTGGCCGCCACCGTGTTGCGCTACCGGCTGGTGCCGGCCGGCGAGCTGCTCCGGCTGATCGACGACGTACCGGCGGTGCGGCGGCACGTACTCGGACACCTGGCCGGCCGGCTGCGGGACCGGCAGGCGGAGCTGGTGCGCACCTCGTACGCCGATGCCGGGACCCGGGTGGCGGCCTGGCTCGTCGCGGCGGCCGGCCGGAGCGGGCGCCGGGTGCCGCTCCCCGGCGCGCAGCAGGGGCTGGCGGAGTCGGTCGGGATGACCCGGGTGACGGTCAACCGGGCGCTGCGGACCCTCGCCGACGCCGGGCTGGTCCGGGTCGAGCCGGGTGCGGTGGTGGTGCTGGCACCCGAACTCCTGGCGGCGCGCGCCACGGCGGCGAGCTGA
- a CDS encoding YciI family protein, with amino-acid sequence MIVVELRFTGDPSARLAARPAHRELLARLHAEGGLLAAGPWADDSGALLLFDADEPAVREALDADPYYRAPGVSVVAVRPWTPVVGGPASLGGAA; translated from the coding sequence ATGATCGTTGTGGAACTGCGCTTCACCGGCGACCCCTCCGCCCGACTGGCGGCCCGGCCGGCCCACCGGGAACTACTGGCCCGGCTGCACGCCGAGGGCGGCCTGCTGGCGGCCGGCCCGTGGGCGGACGACTCCGGCGCCCTGCTGCTCTTCGACGCGGACGAACCGGCGGTACGGGAGGCTCTGGACGCCGACCCCTACTACCGGGCACCCGGGGTCAGCGTGGTCGCGGTGCGGCCCTGGACGCCGGTCGTCGGCGGCCCGGCGAGCCTCGGGGGCGCCGCCTGA
- a CDS encoding alpha/beta fold hydrolase produces MPLLPAEPTRPDTVVLIHGLWLTSRSWEHWADRYRAAGFQVLTPAWPGMDSDVEALRRDSAPIAELTSDQIVDHYERIIRDLPTPPIIMGHSFGGAFAQMLLDRGLGAAGVAIDSAAVKGVVRLPLSTLRASLPVLRNPANRHRAVPLSLDEFHYAFTNTMSRAEAERVYRRYHVPAAGHVLFEAALANLNPRAAMRVDFGNERRAPLLLIAGGADRVVPPSVTKATAGRYRKSTAVTGYKEFPGRPHYTVGQPGWEEVADYALNWAVSAAQPRQPQSGQPQSGQPQSGQPQSGQPQSGQPQSGQPQSGQPQSGQPRSGR; encoded by the coding sequence ATGCCCCTTCTCCCCGCTGAACCGACCCGACCCGACACCGTCGTGCTGATCCACGGCCTCTGGCTGACCTCCCGGAGTTGGGAGCACTGGGCCGACCGGTACCGCGCCGCCGGGTTCCAGGTGCTGACGCCGGCCTGGCCCGGCATGGACTCCGACGTCGAGGCGTTGCGCCGCGACTCCGCCCCGATCGCCGAGTTGACCTCGGACCAGATCGTCGACCACTACGAGCGGATCATCCGGGACCTGCCCACCCCGCCGATCATCATGGGGCACTCGTTCGGCGGCGCGTTCGCCCAGATGCTGCTGGACCGGGGGCTGGGTGCGGCCGGAGTCGCGATCGACTCGGCGGCGGTCAAGGGAGTGGTCCGGCTGCCGCTCTCCACGCTCCGGGCCAGCCTGCCGGTGCTGCGCAACCCGGCGAACCGGCACCGGGCCGTACCGCTGAGTCTGGACGAGTTCCACTACGCCTTCACCAACACGATGTCCCGGGCCGAGGCGGAACGGGTCTACCGGCGCTACCACGTACCGGCCGCCGGACACGTGCTCTTCGAGGCGGCGCTGGCGAACCTGAACCCCCGGGCCGCGATGCGGGTGGACTTCGGCAACGAGCGGCGGGCGCCGCTGCTGCTGATCGCCGGCGGCGCCGACCGGGTGGTACCGCCGTCGGTCACCAAGGCGACCGCCGGCCGCTACCGGAAGTCCACCGCGGTCACCGGGTACAAGGAGTTTCCCGGCCGGCCGCACTACACGGTGGGCCAGCCCGGCTGGGAAGAGGTCGCCGACTACGCGCTCAACTGGGCCGTGTCGGCCGCGCAGCCGAGGCAGCCGCAGTCCGGCCAGCCGCAGTCCGGCCAGCCGCAGTCCGGCCAGCCGCAGTCCGGCCAGCCGCAGTCCGGCCAGCCGCAGTCCGGCCAGCCGCAGTCCGGCCAGCCGCAGTCCGGCCAGCCGCGCTCCGGCCGGTAG
- a CDS encoding ABC transporter permease produces the protein MTTTTTIPSPPGQGRHRLRWAVADGWTITRRDLAHWARQPVQVVLGLLFPIMVVLMFGYLFGGGMALPGGGDYREFLMPGMFAMTMLFGIESTYTAVATDASRGITDRFRAMPMARSAVVVGRCAADLLNAALGLAVMVGCGLAVGWRWHGGLASALAGFGLLLLLRFAVLWAGIYLALLLRNPEAVVAMQILVWPVLFLSNALVSPETMPGWLGAVAEANPLSATISATRELFGNPGWGGDSWTGRHAVALALGWPVLLTAIFLPLSVRRYRQLDH, from the coding sequence TTGACCACGACGACGACGATCCCGTCCCCGCCCGGGCAGGGCCGGCACCGGCTGCGCTGGGCGGTCGCGGACGGTTGGACGATCACCCGCCGCGACCTGGCGCACTGGGCCAGGCAACCGGTGCAGGTCGTCCTCGGACTGCTCTTCCCGATCATGGTGGTACTGATGTTCGGCTACCTGTTCGGCGGCGGCATGGCGCTGCCGGGCGGCGGCGACTACCGGGAGTTCCTGATGCCGGGCATGTTCGCGATGACCATGCTCTTCGGCATCGAGTCCACCTACACCGCGGTCGCCACCGACGCGTCCCGGGGGATCACCGACCGCTTCCGGGCGATGCCGATGGCCCGCTCGGCGGTGGTGGTCGGCCGCTGCGCCGCCGACCTGCTCAACGCCGCCCTCGGCCTGGCGGTGATGGTCGGCTGTGGACTCGCGGTCGGCTGGCGCTGGCACGGTGGCCTGGCCTCCGCACTGGCCGGCTTCGGACTGCTCCTGCTGCTCCGGTTCGCGGTGCTCTGGGCCGGCATCTACCTCGCGCTGCTGTTGCGCAACCCGGAGGCCGTGGTCGCGATGCAGATCCTGGTCTGGCCGGTGCTGTTCCTCTCCAACGCACTCGTCTCGCCGGAGACCATGCCGGGCTGGCTCGGGGCGGTGGCCGAGGCGAACCCGCTCTCCGCGACGATCTCCGCCACCCGGGAACTCTTCGGCAACCCGGGCTGGGGCGGTGACTCCTGGACCGGTCGGCACGCCGTCGCGCTGGCGCTGGGCTGGCCGGTACTGCTGACTGCGATCTTCCTGCCGCTCTCGGTACGTCGCTACCGGCAGCTCGACCACTAG
- a CDS encoding ATP-binding cassette domain-containing protein: protein MHDNALAIRTEGLRKRYGDRLALDGLDLHVPTGTVHGLLGPNGAGKTTAVRILATLLRFDAGRAEVAGYDVARQPDQVRYRIGLVGQHAAVDEILSGRQNLAMFGRLYHLPGAVADRRADELLDRFGLADTGDRPVGRYSGGVRRRLDLAAGLILAPPVLFLDEPTTGLDPRGRNEVWEAVRALVDAGTTVLLTTQYLDEADQLADRISVVDAGRIVADGTPDALKSRLGGDRIDVLLHRLDDLPAAATLLGRIADGPVERDDDERRISAPVRDRIGTLTALVRGLDEHGIAAEDIALRRPTLDEVFLHLTGSRTSTGTRPSNPKPGELHIGPGGRTDDEQRKVAP, encoded by the coding sequence ATGCACGACAACGCTCTCGCGATCCGGACCGAGGGGCTGCGCAAGCGGTACGGCGACCGGCTCGCCCTGGACGGGCTCGACCTGCACGTCCCCACCGGTACGGTGCACGGCCTGCTCGGGCCGAACGGCGCCGGCAAGACCACGGCGGTACGCATCCTCGCCACCCTGCTCCGGTTCGACGCCGGACGGGCCGAGGTGGCCGGCTACGACGTGGCCCGCCAGCCCGACCAGGTCCGCTACCGGATCGGGCTGGTCGGCCAGCACGCGGCGGTCGACGAGATCCTCTCCGGCCGGCAGAACCTGGCGATGTTCGGCCGGCTCTACCACCTGCCCGGTGCCGTCGCCGACCGTCGGGCGGACGAACTGCTGGACCGGTTCGGCCTGGCCGACACCGGTGACCGGCCGGTCGGCCGGTACTCGGGCGGGGTGCGGCGCCGGCTCGACCTGGCCGCCGGGCTGATCCTGGCCCCGCCGGTGCTCTTCCTCGACGAGCCGACGACCGGGCTGGACCCGCGCGGACGCAACGAGGTCTGGGAGGCGGTACGGGCCCTGGTGGACGCCGGTACGACGGTGCTGCTCACCACCCAGTACCTCGACGAGGCCGACCAGCTCGCCGACCGGATCTCGGTCGTCGACGCCGGTCGGATCGTCGCCGACGGTACGCCGGACGCCCTGAAGAGCCGGCTCGGCGGCGACCGGATCGACGTACTCCTGCACCGGCTCGACGACCTGCCGGCGGCGGCCACGCTGCTCGGCCGGATCGCCGACGGTCCCGTCGAACGCGACGACGACGAGCGGCGGATCAGCGCGCCGGTACGGGACCGGATCGGCACCCTCACCGCGCTGGTACGCGGCCTGGACGAGCACGGCATCGCGGCCGAGGACATCGCGCTGCGCCGGCCGACCCTGGACGAGGTCTTCCTGCACCTCACCGGCAGCCGCACCAGCACCGGCACCCGACCCTCGAATCCAAAGCCCGGCGAACTCCACATTGGGCCCGGCGGGCGGACCGACGACGAGCAGCGGAAGGTGGCACCTTGA
- a CDS encoding TetR/AcrR family transcriptional regulator, producing the protein MTTEYSGSGDPKRSMELLWGGPERPRRGPKPKLTVDQIVQAAIEIADAEGLPALSMRRVADELGVTAMSLYTYVPGKAELIDVMFDTVHARAATPEDDQGDWRSRLERLARENWDRYLRHPWLLQVATSLPVLGPNSVAKYDRELTVVAGLGLTDIEMDLLVGLVSDYVHGAVRGAVEAAQMQRRTGMTVQEWWERFAPLLEQVFDAERYPVAARVGAAAGAEHDAPADPARSFEFGLQRVLDGIEAFVRSRAGQQGLAERP; encoded by the coding sequence GTGACGACGGAGTACAGCGGCAGTGGCGACCCGAAGCGGAGCATGGAACTGCTCTGGGGCGGGCCGGAACGCCCGCGCCGGGGACCGAAACCCAAGCTCACGGTGGACCAGATCGTCCAGGCGGCGATCGAGATCGCCGACGCCGAGGGGCTGCCGGCGCTCTCCATGCGGCGGGTCGCCGACGAGCTCGGGGTCACCGCGATGTCGCTGTACACGTACGTGCCGGGCAAGGCCGAGCTGATCGACGTGATGTTCGACACCGTGCATGCCCGGGCCGCCACCCCGGAGGACGACCAGGGCGACTGGCGGAGCCGGCTCGAACGGCTGGCCCGGGAGAACTGGGACCGCTACCTCCGGCACCCCTGGCTGCTCCAGGTCGCGACCAGCCTTCCGGTGCTCGGCCCCAACTCGGTGGCCAAGTACGACCGGGAGCTCACCGTCGTCGCCGGGCTCGGCCTGACCGACATCGAGATGGACCTCCTGGTCGGCCTGGTCTCCGACTACGTGCACGGCGCGGTACGCGGCGCCGTGGAGGCCGCCCAGATGCAGCGCCGCACCGGGATGACCGTGCAGGAGTGGTGGGAGCGCTTCGCACCCCTGCTGGAGCAGGTCTTCGACGCCGAGCGCTACCCCGTGGCGGCCCGGGTCGGCGCGGCGGCCGGTGCCGAGCACGACGCCCCGGCCGACCCGGCCCGGTCGTTCGAGTTCGGGCTGCAACGAGTGCTGGACGGGATCGAGGCGTTCGTCCGGAGCCGGGCCGGGCAACAGGGGCTTGCCGAGCGACCCTGA
- a CDS encoding MFS transporter translates to MPPSLDDPAALRRGRVAVSLLFLLFGMAIGTWTARIPAVKESLGLSDGQLSVGLLGLAAGAITGMQFTGRLVDRYGSVRVMLPVAFAEGGCLLLPGYAGNLGTLTLALFVFGTVHGTLNIAMNANAVEVERARGRPMLSSCHAVYSIGGFLGAALGGLFARADASVVATLWTTALVALGLATWGARWALPHAGQAGTPPTATSADAAAESDTVARREPPGVLFLGVLAFCCLVGEGAAADWSTVYLRDNLGSDPGFAAAAFAAFSIMMTAGRLVGDRLAAALGPVVLVRGCGILAAVGLGGALVLDHPVAGLLGFGCLGAGLSCIAPQVFSAAGNRDPSQAGRALARVAGLGYLGFLVGPVVIGGVAELSGLPRALAIPALLALFVALAAGAVRPRPERPRPAEPVSSEPRS, encoded by the coding sequence GTGCCGCCGTCCCTCGACGACCCCGCCGCGCTGCGCCGTGGCCGGGTCGCGGTGTCGCTGCTCTTCCTGCTCTTCGGGATGGCGATCGGCACCTGGACGGCCCGGATCCCCGCGGTCAAGGAGAGTCTGGGGCTGAGCGACGGCCAGCTCAGCGTCGGCCTGCTCGGGCTCGCCGCCGGCGCCATCACCGGCATGCAGTTCACCGGGCGCCTGGTCGACCGGTACGGCAGCGTCCGGGTGATGCTGCCGGTGGCCTTCGCCGAGGGCGGCTGCCTGCTGCTGCCCGGCTACGCCGGCAACCTCGGCACGCTGACCCTGGCGCTCTTCGTCTTCGGCACGGTGCACGGCACCCTCAACATCGCGATGAACGCCAACGCGGTCGAGGTGGAGCGCGCGCGGGGTCGCCCGATGCTCTCGTCGTGCCACGCGGTCTACAGCATCGGCGGTTTCCTCGGTGCGGCGCTCGGCGGGCTCTTCGCCCGCGCCGACGCCAGCGTCGTCGCCACGCTGTGGACGACCGCGCTGGTCGCGCTCGGTCTCGCCACCTGGGGCGCCCGCTGGGCACTGCCACACGCCGGGCAGGCCGGGACGCCGCCGACCGCCACATCCGCCGACGCCGCCGCCGAGAGCGACACCGTGGCGCGGCGGGAGCCGCCGGGGGTGCTGTTCCTCGGCGTACTGGCATTCTGTTGCCTGGTCGGCGAGGGCGCCGCCGCCGACTGGAGCACCGTGTATCTGCGCGACAACCTGGGCAGCGACCCCGGCTTCGCCGCCGCCGCGTTCGCGGCATTCTCGATCATGATGACCGCCGGCCGGCTCGTCGGCGACCGGCTGGCCGCCGCCCTTGGCCCGGTCGTCCTGGTACGCGGCTGCGGGATCCTCGCCGCCGTCGGGCTCGGCGGCGCGCTCGTGCTCGACCACCCGGTCGCCGGATTGCTCGGATTCGGCTGCCTCGGTGCCGGCCTGTCCTGCATCGCGCCGCAGGTCTTCTCGGCCGCCGGCAACCGGGACCCGAGTCAGGCCGGCCGAGCGCTGGCCCGGGTCGCCGGCCTGGGGTACCTCGGTTTCCTGGTCGGACCGGTGGTGATCGGCGGCGTCGCCGAACTCTCCGGGCTGCCCCGCGCCCTGGCGATCCCCGCCCTGCTCGCGCTCTTCGTCGCGCTGGCCGCCGGAGCGGTCCGGCCCCGTCCGGAGCGGCCGCGCCCCGCCGAGCCGGTCAGTTCGGAGCCACGATCCTGA
- a CDS encoding winged helix DNA-binding domain-containing protein: MNAPVLTRRALNRATLHRQLLLARADRRPAELLEHLVGMQAQTPHTWYVGFWSRLRDCRPEAVAELLTTREAVRIALMRSTIHLVTAADALALRPLLQPVIERGTAHTYGRRLAGLPRDEVVAAGRELLDERPLTLGQLGTALGRRWPDRDPAALAQAVRAWVPLVQVPPRGVWGRSALAAHQSVEHWLGVAPPRAASVEEAARSVEEAARSVEEAARSVEEAARSVEEAARSVEGSARSVEELVLRYLAAFGPASVRDVQVWSGLTRLAEVLERLRPSLVTFRDESGAELFDLPDAVRPDPDVPAPPRFLYDFDNLLLSYADRSRVLTDEFRARSAVRNGQLPRGLLLDGVTAGIWTTAIERDSALLTVEPFARLSGVDAEALTVEGVGLLRFLAGEECRPEVRIVAPN; encoded by the coding sequence ATGAACGCCCCAGTGCTGACCCGTCGGGCGCTCAACCGGGCCACCCTGCACCGTCAGCTCCTGCTGGCCCGCGCGGACCGGAGGCCGGCCGAGCTGCTGGAGCACCTGGTCGGCATGCAGGCCCAGACCCCGCACACCTGGTACGTCGGCTTCTGGAGCCGGCTGCGCGACTGCCGCCCCGAGGCGGTGGCGGAGCTGCTGACCACCCGGGAGGCGGTCCGGATCGCGCTGATGCGCTCGACCATCCACCTGGTCACCGCCGCCGACGCGCTGGCGCTGCGACCCCTGTTGCAGCCGGTGATCGAGCGCGGCACGGCGCACACCTACGGGCGGCGGCTGGCCGGCCTGCCCCGCGACGAGGTCGTCGCGGCCGGTCGCGAGCTGCTAGACGAGCGACCGCTGACTCTCGGGCAGCTCGGCACGGCACTGGGCAGGCGGTGGCCGGACCGCGATCCGGCCGCGCTGGCGCAGGCGGTCCGGGCCTGGGTGCCGCTGGTCCAGGTGCCGCCCCGGGGCGTCTGGGGCCGCAGCGCGCTCGCCGCGCACCAGAGCGTCGAGCACTGGCTCGGCGTCGCGCCGCCCCGGGCAGCCTCCGTCGAGGAAGCGGCCCGCTCCGTCGAGGAAGCGGCCCGCTCCGTCGAGGAAGCGGCCCGCTCCGTCGAGGAAGCGGCCCGCTCCGTCGAGGAAGCGGCCCGCTCCGTCGAGGGATCGGCCCGCTCGGTGGAGGAGCTGGTCCTGCGCTACCTGGCCGCCTTCGGCCCGGCCAGCGTGCGCGACGTGCAGGTCTGGTCCGGCCTGACCCGGCTCGCCGAGGTGCTGGAGCGGCTGCGCCCGAGCCTGGTCACCTTCCGCGACGAGAGCGGCGCCGAGCTTTTCGACCTGCCCGACGCCGTACGCCCCGACCCGGACGTTCCGGCGCCGCCCCGGTTCCTCTACGACTTCGACAACCTGCTGCTCTCGTACGCCGACCGGTCCCGGGTGCTCACCGACGAGTTCCGCGCCCGATCGGCCGTCCGAAACGGCCAACTGCCCCGGGGCCTCCTGCTCGACGGCGTCACCGCCGGCATCTGGACGACCGCCATCGAGCGGGACAGCGCCCTGCTCACCGTCGAGCCGTTCGCCCGACTCTCCGGTGTGGACGCCGAGGCGCTGACCGTCGAGGGGGTGGGCCTGCTCCGCTTCCTGGCCGGCGAGGAGTGCCGGCCCGAGGTCAGGATCGTGGCTCCGAACTGA
- a CDS encoding DUF6071 family protein produces MSTIRLLVANGCSFARGAELAEPERDAWPAVLGRQLGIDVVNLACDGGSNRRAVRTTVQHLESIRAAHGIDYDQILFVNMWTALSRNEYYDSGIEDGPVRPDLGVRPALPGELHWQRVADWKAAEGDKPSKAYLRHLFNPTGETVNFFVDWLLLEHHLTGRGVPSRFAFAWEILPDPVPAEAVPVMRALRADLVFGTLPPRPEQTFREMVFGRVPFGDWDHPLREGHQHFAAAMSHWLGGDERLRFPPTGRSRR; encoded by the coding sequence ATGAGCACGATCCGGCTGCTCGTGGCCAACGGTTGCAGCTTCGCCCGGGGCGCCGAACTGGCCGAGCCGGAGCGGGACGCCTGGCCGGCCGTACTCGGGCGACAGCTCGGCATCGACGTGGTCAACCTGGCCTGCGACGGCGGCTCCAACCGGCGGGCCGTCCGCACCACCGTGCAGCACCTGGAGTCGATCCGGGCGGCGCACGGGATCGACTACGACCAGATCCTCTTCGTCAACATGTGGACCGCGCTGAGCCGCAACGAGTACTACGACAGCGGGATCGAGGACGGCCCGGTCCGCCCCGACCTCGGGGTACGCCCGGCGCTCCCCGGCGAGCTGCACTGGCAGCGGGTCGCCGACTGGAAGGCCGCCGAGGGGGACAAGCCGTCGAAGGCGTACCTGCGGCACCTCTTCAACCCCACCGGCGAGACGGTCAACTTCTTCGTCGACTGGCTGCTGCTGGAGCACCACCTCACCGGTCGCGGCGTGCCGAGCCGGTTCGCGTTCGCCTGGGAGATCCTGCCCGACCCGGTCCCGGCCGAGGCGGTACCGGTGATGCGCGCGCTCCGCGCCGACCTGGTCTTCGGGACGCTGCCGCCCCGGCCGGAGCAGACCTTCCGGGAGATGGTCTTCGGCCGGGTGCCGTTCGGCGACTGGGACCATCCGCTCCGGGAGGGGCACCAGCACTTCGCCGCCGCCATGTCGCACTGGCTCGGCGGCGACGAGCGACTGCGCTTCCCACCGACCGGACGGAGCCGGCGATGA
- a CDS encoding glycosyltransferase family 2 protein, protein MTVQAMTVQATTSTTAGPAADPPVRTGPGLVSVIMPARNGAATIGAQLAALARQTYPGRWELVVVDNGSTDGTPELVAAFADRLPGLRLHRAGARAGTSYARNEGCRVSRGELLLFCDQDDVVAPDWVAGMVRGLAEFPAVGGHVERRLLNDDVSLATRPEKPAGSLQSGFDFLPYALGANCGVRRTVFEELGGFDPAYRYGSDEVSFFWRAQLAGYPIGALPDAVVHYRLRRRLPEMARQYYSYGLSHPRLYRDFAAAGLPRSVRPAAREWRWLLRHLPDLVRSRKARAVWVTRCAMRCGRIVGSLRNRVVFP, encoded by the coding sequence ATGACCGTACAGGCGATGACCGTACAGGCGACGACCTCGACGACGGCGGGCCCGGCGGCCGATCCGCCGGTCCGGACCGGGCCGGGGCTGGTCTCGGTGATCATGCCGGCCCGCAACGGCGCGGCGACCATCGGCGCGCAGCTCGCGGCGCTGGCCCGGCAGACCTACCCCGGACGCTGGGAACTCGTCGTGGTCGACAACGGCTCCACCGACGGTACGCCGGAACTCGTCGCCGCCTTCGCCGACCGGCTGCCCGGGCTCCGGCTGCACCGGGCGGGCGCCCGGGCCGGCACCAGCTACGCCCGCAACGAGGGCTGCCGGGTGAGCCGGGGCGAACTGCTGCTCTTCTGCGACCAGGACGACGTGGTCGCGCCCGACTGGGTGGCCGGGATGGTACGCGGACTCGCCGAGTTCCCCGCCGTCGGCGGACACGTCGAACGCCGGCTGCTCAACGACGACGTCTCGCTGGCCACCCGCCCCGAGAAGCCGGCCGGCTCACTCCAGTCCGGATTCGACTTCCTCCCGTACGCCCTCGGCGCCAACTGCGGGGTGCGCCGGACCGTCTTCGAGGAGCTGGGCGGCTTCGACCCGGCCTACCGGTACGGCTCGGACGAGGTCAGCTTCTTCTGGCGGGCGCAGCTCGCCGGGTACCCGATCGGGGCGCTGCCGGACGCGGTGGTGCACTACCGGCTGCGTCGTCGGCTCCCGGAGATGGCCCGGCAGTACTACTCGTACGGCCTCAGCCATCCCCGGCTCTACCGCGACTTCGCCGCCGCCGGGCTACCCCGCTCGGTCCGGCCGGCCGCCCGGGAGTGGCGCTGGCTGCTGCGCCACCTGCCCGACCTGGTCCGCTCCCGCAAAGCCCGCGCCGTCTGGGTGACCCGGTGCGCGATGCGCTGCGGTCGGATCGTCGGCAGCCTGCGCAACCGGGTCGTCTTCCCCTAG